aatagttgctggcttatttctgtagactttagacttgacgtagccccacaaaaaatagtctaaaggcgttaaatcgcatgatcttggtggccaacttacgggtccatttcttgagatgaattgttgtccgaagttttccctcaaaatggccatagaatcgcgagctgtgtggcatgtagcgccatcttgttgaaaccacatgtcaaccaagttcagttcttccatttttggcaacaaaaagtttgttagcatcgaacgatagcgatcgccattcaccgtaacgttgcgtccaacagcatctttgaaaaaatacggtccaatgattccaccagcgtacaaaccacaccaaacagtgcatttttcgggatgcatgggcagttcttgaacggcttctagttgctcttcaccccaaatgcggcaattttgcttatttacgtagccattcaaccagaaatgagcctcatcgctgaacaaaatttgtcgataaacacatttcgaaccgaacactgattttggtaataaaattcaatgatttgcaagcgttgctcgttagtaagtctattcatgatgaaatgtcaaagcatactgagcatctttctctttgacaccatgtctgaaatcccacgtgatctgtcaaatactaatgcatgaaaatcctaacctcaaaaaaatcacccgttatacaAGAAGAAGTGGCAATATCGCAGGGCCCGATAACagtgaatatttatattcagaGCAACCACAACTGTAAACCAAAAGGCCCCTTGTTAAGGGATAGTAACAATAGATCTTTcttagataaatattattacactgTTTCTAAATCTGGCGTAAAGTTAGAACGTACATGGCTGTCCTATTCTCTATTGCTTCAAAAAGCATATTGTGCACCATGTTGGTTATTCGCAAATAGGGCgtctaaaaatatacaaaatatttgaatggaaGGCAATGATGATTGGAAACATATTGTGGAAGCCATAGAAAGACATGAGACATCGAAAGAACATTTGCATTCATGTTTTGTACATCGACAGTGGCAGTTACATGGAACACTAGATGAAGAGCAAGAGTCCATTATCaagagagaaaattttttttggcgcCAGGTACTCACTAGACTTCTTGATGTTACTCTGAtactttcaatctgtaatttaGCTTTTCGTGGTCATAAAGAAACGGTATATGGCAACGATTCTGGtccaaaaggaaattttttgagTATTGTTGAGTTATTAGCCAAATACGAACCTATTTTACAAGAGTTGCTAAGCAAACCTAAGGACCAGATTAAATACTTAagtccaaaaatacaaaatgaccTCATTGCTGTTCTGGttcaaaaagtggaaaatgccCTGGTAAATGAAATAGTCACCGCGCCgttttattccattttgtttGATACTACTCAAGATATTTCCAAAACAGATCAATTGTGTGAACTTTACCGTTACTGTGTAATCGAGAAAGATGAAAATGGAACTCCAAAGGCTCTCGTAATTAAAGAGTCATTTTTAAGATTTCATGAGGATCAAACTGCCTTAGCAATGTCCAAGCAGataataaaatccataaatGGCAAAAGTATTTCTCTGAATAAGTGCCGTGGACAAGGGTACGATGGAGCTAATACTATGAAAGGTACTTATGGCGGAATTCAAAAACTCATAAGAGATATAGAGCCAAATGCAGTGTATGTCCATTGTGCTGCTCATAATTTAAACTTGGTAGTAAATGATGCAGTAAAAGAGGTCATAGAAATACAAACATTATTCGA
The sequence above is a segment of the Bactrocera dorsalis isolate Fly_Bdor chromosome 6, ASM2337382v1, whole genome shotgun sequence genome. Coding sequences within it:
- the LOC125779150 gene encoding zinc finger MYM-type protein 1-like codes for the protein MEGNDDWKHIVEAIERHETSKEHLHSCFVHRQWQLHGTLDEEQESIIKRENFFWRQVLTRLLDVTLILSICNLAFRGHKETVYGNDSGPKGNFLSIVELLAKYEPILQELLSKPKDQIKYLSPKIQNDLIAVLVQKVENALVNEIVTAPFYSILFDTTQDISKTDQLCELYRYCVIEKDENGTPKALVIKESFLRFHEDQTALAMSKQIIKSINGKSISLNKCRGQGYDGANTMKGTYGGIQKLIRDIEPNAVYVHCAAHNLNLVVNDAVKEVIEIQTLFETVQQIYNFFGHSIRRWNILSSFISDNKKGETVISSNSVTLKTMNPT